One Pelobates fuscus isolate aPelFus1 chromosome 8, aPelFus1.pri, whole genome shotgun sequence genomic window carries:
- the LOC134571256 gene encoding leucine-rich repeat-containing protein 15-like has product MDLSSCSLQSIPPLHTLWRLQTLLLAHNNIWKVETGTWVGLQSIQSLNLNWNRIRELNTSFSWGLDSLTHLFISHNQLHTLQRLSFQHLRSLEILDLQGNLISSIQSGSLRPLTQLRHLQLQNNLLQSLQNNDFSVLQNLEFLDLSGNLIQDLPPWVFTPLHSLILLNLQNNRLRHLRFQTLRSIPAQGTIIFLSQNPWECDCDLQRVFGKLGGVQRLNLHDREELHCAEPLALRGRHLMSLDTRLCVAETVTVLVITLTVVVTVIGAIVTAERTRKKRPISRQSEMFIQD; this is encoded by the coding sequence ATGGACCTCTCTAGCTGCTCCTTGCAATCTATACCACCACTTCACACCCTGTGGAGGCTACAGACACTACTTCTAGCACATAACAACATATGGAAGGTGGAAACTGGAACTTGGGTGGGACTGCAAAGCATACAAAGCCTGAACCTAAATTGGAACAGAATACGAGAGCTGAATACCAGTTTCTCCTGGGGGTTAGACTCCCTCACTCACCTTTTTATTTCTCATAACCAACTGCACACTCTGCAACGACTCAGCTTCCAGCACCTTCGGAGTCTGGAAATCTTGGACTTACAAGGAAACCTCATTTCATCCATTCAGTCTGGTTCCTTGCGACCCCTCACCCAACTACGCCATCTTCAACTTCAGAACAACTTACTTCAGAGTTTGCAAAATAATGACTTCTCTGTGCTGCAAAATCTAGAATTTCTAGACTTGTCTGGAAACCTGATCCAAGACCTACCACCATGGGTGTTCACACCTCTCCACTCGCTCATTCTCCTTAATCTACAAAACAACCGGTTGCGCCACCTCCGCTTTCAGACATTACGCAGTATCCCAGCTCAAGGAACAATAATATTTCTCTCCCAGAATCCATGGGAATGTGACTGTGATTTACAGCGTGTGTTTGGGAAGTTGGGTGGAGTACAAAGGCTTAATCTGCATGATAGAGAGGAGTTACATTGTGCAGAACCTCTAGCTCTTCGGGGGAGGCACCTGATGTCATTGGACACTCGGCTCTGTGTAGCTGAAACAGTAACTGTTCTGGTTATCACTTTGACTGTAGTTGTCACAGTTATTGGAGCAATAGTCACGGCAGAGAGGACCCGGAAAAAGAGACCGATTAGTCGTCAGAGTGAAATGTTTATCCAGGACTGA